The Bombus terrestris chromosome 6, iyBomTerr1.2, whole genome shotgun sequence DNA window tattttgaaataaggaatattttatattaatacctTATTATCTAATAATATATACCAAAATTTTGTATACTAATATATGTaatgtaaaagaataatatttacaacaaattatactaaattattattgttattatactTGCATTATATACCATTGATTTGAAGATCAATGTATCCAGGAGAAATTAACGCGCCGTTGCAATCGATTCTTATATGTGGTTTGACTTTTTCATCGTAAAAAATTTTTTCTGGGTCAACAACTTTCCCATCGCGAACCCATAAATCTTCGTTTAAGATTTTCCCCTCGCGTAAAATACAACAATTGTAAAActgttttaaaatttgtttatcttTTCGAGACATATTCACTTAGCAAAAATCCTTTCGCGTCAAAATACACGAGATTATCTTTATTcaggtaataaaaagaaaaaaagaaaaaaaatgcttATCAGTGCACTTTAGTTATCGCATTATTGGTCACGAGCTCAATTATTATACTGTAAAATTTATAAAGATATACAGATAGAGTGCGTGAGCGAGCTGAGAAAGCGATATAGAAATAGAAAGAGTACGCTACGCTACGTAGAGACTTCTTGTGTGCTCGTTTAATTCTGTATGCGCATTCGTATAGTCAATATGTCGGCGTTATACCGATCAATGAGCGACGTCAGTGTGCATGTCTATTAGATAAACGCCACTATGCAGCATTCTTTTTCTATTCCCATATCGCATCTACTTACACAGTAATGTATGACTCGCGTAATCTATCTTTATGTCTCTATGGTAAAGCTGTAAAGGTCTATAAAGTAGAGCAATGACCAGTAacattaattatcataattcttCAAAGAGGTCactaaatgtatttttttgtaCTTCGAAAAAGACGAAAATTGTTATGATTTTTAAATTAGCTTACACTTTGTTACATAAGATTGGAAATCGCGACATTTTTGATTTACTTAtagatttatataatacatagattataataaaatatattcgtattatcgcgatatatattttattgtataagaaagatatacatatatttaatgttaACAGCTATATATGTTATTTTCACTAAGCTACGGATGCTttccaattttaatattacactAGAAAAAAAGGTATTAGTACCATTTCCGTAAatttaagtaaattttaatagaaaaagtaAATTTGGTGTACTTTATTGGTGTACATTACACAATTCCAAAAActataataatcttttatgtctttctttaaatttcttttctcatGTAAAACATGGTAAATCCAATGAAAGTGTGAAATAATCTTCAATTATTTACTACTTACCTGACCAACACCGTTAaaacttatttaatttatatttaagtaCAATGCACAAAAGTATCACACGAAATTTCATAAAACCTATTATAAAGGTAACACAGCAAGCTTGATCGGTTTCGAAGTCTATTATAATTCAAGATTATAACAAATTGGATTGAaaacaatttaatataaaaccGTATAAAAAGGACATGATTTTTTGTAACTTAAGCAAATTCTAAGAACTTACAGAAAAAGAACAATGTTAAAAAAATGCaacaaggaaaaaagaaaagaaacaggaGAGGAAAATGGCACTACAGAAGTTGTTACATGGCAAGAAGAAACAAAGCGCTATCTGCTGTTTgcgtttttttttcaatttttatattaaaaatgcttTAACAGTACCCAAAAATTTCTTCATAGGTCAACGTGCgttttgaaaaaaattcaacTAACTTTGTTTGTATATAAACGTAACAATAGTATAAAATGAAGCAATTAAAAATGACAATGATTATGTAGAGCTGAGAGCGCAATTCGTTTATACttatatgatattaaattttAGGCTGTTAATGAGCCGTATTTTCTACTCATCGTCAACGTCAGATAAAGGAAGGGTACGCATAATTTTTTTTGTCACCGGTATGTCGAAGAATCTAGGCTTGATCTGGAATAGGAGATATGATACGATATTAGATGATTGATACGAACAGGATTACGTTGGAGCCACGGGTGCAGGATGATATCTAGGCAGTTATCGGTCAGGTTTTATGTGTTTCtgtgtgtgtctgtgtgtgtacgcacgaataatttttttttagcaaAATTTGTATGTAATTCTACTGTTGTTTACAGTCATTAGGATCAGTTCCCTGTTGTTTCCCACCTGATGGTGCATTATTCGGAGAAGATTCCTCatcatcttcatcttcttcctcAGGGTCGTCCTCATCACCCTCTTCTTCCTCGtagtcttcgtcttcgtcttctaaGCCTTCTCCTAAAATATCGTTTTTTTATTCGTTAGTCATTATATGTCAATAAATTACTTTCACTAGCCAATAATTTTGAGGGTTCTAGTAAAACTCGGAAaaacttcatatttttttttaaatattaacttcACTTTGTGAAATACCTGTATAATACAGTACAGCTCTAGGAATTATACGTTCTCTTATATAATGGCCAATTTCAAAGTCACTGGATAATAAAGCTTGAGTGTCATCATCTATTTCTGCTTCAGAATCATCTGGCACTAGAAAAATAGTTTACAATTAATAAcaatagtaatatatattatcTCCCATATGtaagtaaaacataaaatataaaaatattgatttggCTTACCAACTGGTGGACTGAAAAAGTTGAAAAACGAGTCGTTCTGAACAGTTTTTGTTACAGTTCTTATGGACCCTCGAGATTTATGTTTCTGATTCTTTTTTATAGTTTTTACTGTaacgttctttccttttttccagtCAATCACACAACCCTGTACAAATGGTTAGGATGAATATATGTACTTTTGAATAAATTCTTTCTTCATGtagaaaataaaacatataaacttagattaaaaataatatttaccttACATTTGTATATTTCGGGTCCTTCAAAACTAAACGGGTCATTTTTTTCAGGGGTGCATTTCATATGGTACTCTTTTGTTAAAACTGAATTAGAAAAGTATTCATTTGGCTCGAAATGGAACTCAAGAACAAAGCCCTACAAAAATTCTTATTATCTTTAATGCAATTCtttctatttcatttctatttatgtttcacaattttattaatatattaatggTATAGATAGGTTTTCGTttatatgtagatattttatgattttatcttttccaacTTACCATTGGATTAGATTCAAGAAATATCACTTTAATATCATACAAATGTTTGAGTATTGGTTCATCATGTTCCTGAACCATGTCAGCTAATGtttcaacatttttaaatattgtcaACCAGAAATCTGGGATCCCTTTAATATCTTCATTTTCACTCCTAAAATAATTAAGATTTATTAGTAGAGTTCCTAACATTTGGACATTCATAAAAAGTAGtgtgaaagaaaataataatttttaatcttatACTCTTGTAGCAAAATTCttagtttatttaatgaaaataaaatggtCATACTCTTCTTTTTTAGGTTCTTTATCATCATCGAGATTCGCTTTTGTTTTCAAATCATTAGTTAATCCTTCTTCTTCATCATCACTCTCCCATACACATTGTTCATCCGTTGGTTCATAGACGCCAGATATTATATCACTCCTCTTTTCATAGAGAGGAGCGCACATTTTGTAATAAGCACATTCCAAGGCATGTACTTCCTCATAAAATTTTGCTTCAATATTAGTCGTAACTAATTGCAACTGTTTCAAAGCCTTAATTCTGCGCTTTACAGGAGCTGGAAGATTCTGCATTTGCTATAAAAATTGAATGTTTCCTTTTAACATTggctttcaaaaataatatcaaaagtataatcaatattttttaatagtaaatttgtttaaatactAGAAACTGGacatatgtaatattttatatcctaattatttaatatatttaactaaaatatttaaattaacaaacagtaaataaaatttaaacttATTGGGGTATGGAATGTAGTAAAAAACTCAAagttattaatatctttatatatataattgaagaaattaattgaattcAATTCTAATCTACTGCGGTGCATAATTCATGGCCTGCACTAATAGCTGATTAAACAAGCAACAAATTTGGTAACACATGTAAATAGGAATTACTTTggacaaaacaaaaaaataataaaattctagtAAAGGAACAAAATTACATGGATTCAGTTGATCAAATTATATTAGAGAACTACAAAATTCTTTTTTGTCCAATTGATTCAAGTTTaaagaaaaacataaaaaataataattatacataaactTATTAAAAAATGAGTTTATAATACTTGACAAAGCAACATTCTACCTTCTTAAATAAAGAGCATTTTTCACCCAATAGGCAAAagtttgctattttttttaagttCCAAATCAATATGATCCATTTACTTAATctgatttatacaaatttttctgtagagtaatactaaaatattgaaatatcaaataaaatacacaTTAAAACATTATCATCAAGGactaaattaattatatgaGTCTTTAAACAGAATTCAATATTGATAATTAAAATGAGATACAAAAGTTATACACAATGATTAAAATCTTTAATGCAATAGCTTCAATTCCAGTTAAaaactttaaatttaaattttactaaTCTTTTTCCATTGATTGTACAAGGTTCTGTTTAGAAGGTTACTAACCATTAATATCTGTTTATTATTTGCAATATGAAATTTGAATACCTCTATTCCAGGTGCAGTGCGATCTTGTAGAGCAGCTAACACATCAGCTCTATTTAAAATTTTGGAGAAAAGCTCTGGGGCTTTGTTCTCATCTTCATCTTCAACAGATTCCATTTCACTATTTTCACCAGCACGCTCTGGATCAGTTGTCATAGTACTATAATCtagatttatttttctcttttgtaaAAATGACACTTGTATAATCAGAAAGTAACTTTGTTGGGCAAAAGTAGAGTATAAGATGAAAAAAAAGGGtatttaagttaaaaaattaaaaagtttttgaGCAgtcatttaattatatatatatctttgaataatttctatactttgtaaaagatacaaaattcCAAAATAATATATGATTTTACTGTTGTGTTAGGTGTTTCATCTTtgcttaaatattattaaaaatcttttcttaaggtcaaatatattgtatttaacataagtaaaataaattaatcaaaatataaatgaacTCATGATATTATggtatgtatgtaatataataaattttgaatatgCCTATTTTTAGCTCATtcactttaattttaattaaaaagacattaaatatatgaaaatattttttttgttttacaagatatatgcAGTAaccttaataaaattattttaaatagtaattaagcaagtatttcattttatcaacatatatatttatttctaaaatcaTAGTAAAGTACAATCATAATTACTTATTTGAAAAACATATTTCAACCGAATCTTTTTCAATCAATTGGAGActaacatatatgtatgtattccttcatgcaaggaaaaagaaagtgGTGTAGGAAACGAAAAAAACGAACATATATATcgaaaaaaatgattaaacCTATATGTGCGAACACCTAAAAGGAgtaaactataaaaaaaattcataGAGCAGATCATAAAGCAGAAACTATCAATCAATCTACAAACATACTGAAATTAAATTGGACGTTGCGATATATTCTCTATTAAACGTGCATGGCAAATATCAGGAATCTTGTCTAAGTATACACTATGAACGAAATAAACGTTCTCTAAAAACATCTATTCTTGATAAATTTCCTTAATTCGAATTAGTTTCTGCATGGACGTTGAACTGACATTTGAAAGTCACCATATTCGCGAGGAAGAAAGGTTATTTGCTAGGGCACGCAGAGATCATGGAAAAAGCGGAAATCACATTAATTCATCAATTATTTGTCGGAACCATCTACGTCACATTTATTATacgttcgttttatttctttttatgcatttattaaagaaatacagAAGTCGCGAAGCTATCGCAAGGTTCAATTTTTCGACACAAAGAGCGTGCACATGGGACAGACAAAAAAAGCAATTTTCGGGGTTATAAATGCGTGAAAACCGAAAAAATAAGGTATAATTGTTTTCGAGTGAAagcattatttttaaatatttaaactttgaaataaaagcattaaaacaAAGGGCAAACATACCTTTTAAGACTGCACAAAGAAAGAGTTACGGAACGAACAACCAACCGGTCGTTGTGTCGGTACTTTCGTTATAGTAAGTCGCACAATACGAAATTAGTTCTTCTTCTATCCTTTTCTGTTCTCCTCAAGTGTTACTATCATGCGATCCACAAAATCCCTAGATACATTTTCCAAGCGCCAAGTTAATAAGcttttttaacgtaataaatgttaaagaaaAGTAGATTGTCATGCTTTTCAAACCatatatatttcacaaaattttttttaaatattcatttatatattatatatatttttgaaagaaaaaaatatttttttaaagaatttcaatttctaaaGTACTGAAAATAGAACACGAAACATGAAgattgaaaaatcgaaaaattccTAGATAACTTTTTTCGAATACGAACTTATAACGAGTTTTAACatagtaaatattaaataaagataaGGATTTATGCTTCTTGAATgaaatgtttatataaaatattcaaattttaatttgtaaaataataaaaaaagtggATAGTGAAATGATTCTAAAATTATCTTGTGAAATATTAGAGActtggaattaaaaaattatgagtttgtaatattgtaatattaatttttaatattaatttatagtatTAATTTTTACTTATCGAAATTTGGCGAAATGTAAATGCAActttatattaataatcattaaaaagaattaatttctcATATAAGCATTTGTGGcactaaatatatatacataaagttTGAAAAACCGAAATTCTAATATAAACCTTTTGAAaagttttattttgtaatacaaaaaagtgtgtaaataaaaaagatcttAAATTACACATGGCgttttaatgaatatatatagtAGCACAAAGGAAATTTCCTCTCTAATAGTAGAATATACTAAATCGAACTAATTGATTCTAGAACCTTGTTCGTGTTCTAGTTGTAGTATTAGAGATGAGTAGCTATCATTTCTGATAGCATATACATAGTAGCTATTCATTCTAACCATGATTCTAATGAATTTGAAGTAAGAAAATCGGAAAGTGGCCAATAATATTCTCTTCCAGTCATTGTAACATTTTTTCGTTATATCATACTCcagtatattttctttttttaaaagaaaagaatcaaGGCTATCAAATAATTTGAGTCAAAAGAGGTAAATTTAGCTGATCACGTGATCTCTAACTATTGACTGTTATCAACGCGCTAATGAATTATTTCGTATCATTGTAGAAAATTTCCAACtcctattttccttttctattttttatagaGAATGTATAGTAAACGGTGTCTTACATATTTTATGCAAAGAAAGATTctatataaagtaaatatatcgTTTAACCAATACTCGATTCTCATTTCCtaaaaaataatcatttttcactttcaatatttaatttttaaatgaaacatttcaataataataacttGCAGCTATAAAACTAATCATAAGGCAGGGGgttaatgtaaaaaatgtagTTTTCCAGCTTATAACATATCAGAATTATACCAAAACCACCGATCAGAAAAAACCAATCAGAATCAATCGATTTGTTTTAACGCGTACATTATAGAAATACCAGAATTATTTTGCggaatgttattattattaaaatatttcacgatAATTATCTTTGTAttctattcgatttttcaatggTGGCAGACATATTGAATGTTGATATAGGTAAATGCAtacaacatatacatattttatttttatattatgaaatattttaataataataactttctataaaataattttgtatttctgtAATCTATGCGTTAAAACTAATCGATTGATATATAACATGTTGCAATTCGTGAAAAATGATTTTGttagaatatatatacatacacagaaTTATGAATTCGAACCTTTTCCCCTAGATTTCGATCACATGGTTTTATTTACCTCTCTTAATTCGACTCAGGCAAACTACTTACACataatacgtacatatatatagttcCAATGAATTTATCGGTTATCTCGGAAGGGGAAAAGATGGCGGTGTGACGTCATATCCGTTCAGCACGAAAACGTAACGTAATTCGCTAACACGTTTTCTCCTAGAACAGCATATTTCTTTAGGCTTGGCGCCTTCGTCAAATGCAGTGAGCGTCGGTGTACGTAAAATGGCGGACGGTGACATTGATTTGTACGCCGACGATCTCGAGCAAGATTTCGCGCAGGTAATTCGTTTTTATCATTGCTAATAAGTAACGAGTTGTCCTATAGGCGTTGTTGTCAATTGGCTACTTTAGTAAAAAACATTGGAAACTGTGAGAAAAATGCGATAGCAGAGCGGGGTTGTTCGGCGTCATGGAGGAGAAACGGTAACGATTGCCTCGACAAGCGGTGTCCGATTCTCGTTCAGCCGGGATTTCGATTTTAACATACATCTTAATCGTGACGAGTAGACGTTGCATTCGATTATCACGACCGATAAACATTTTCTCTATTCTGTTACATAATTACCGTGGCCCGTGCACGTTCTATTGCATCGGGGAAAAACTTAAAAAGCAAATACGTGTAATACACAGATTCACAGCAAGAAAAGCAAAATGGTGTTAGCGGTAAGGCAAATGTCTCGTAGCGCATTTTATTCCTCCActtcgtttaatatttaactAAAGTTTTCATTATTGCATGCGAGACACCATTTTCTTCTTACAgcgtttatattattttgaagTTTGAACACTTTATTTGTATGtgatgttttttttcttttttattccgaCCGAAATTGCACCGAAACGATCCGTGCTTATTCAGGAAGCGAATTTTTTTTTGTAGGTATGTGTGTATAGCTTTAATGAGCGTCAATGAAGCGTCTTATCAagaaaaaattgttatatttttaatctttttgtatcttttatctATTACACTATTTTTTagcttttgtaaaataatttgtattctataagatgattgaaatttattttaatactttataaattatgtttttgttCTTGAAGGAATATGTTTATTTAGaactattttcctttttttcttcatagtgaaatatttatgtaatacaatGGGGatagaaaatattagaaaaatatgtgAAAAGAAGGTAGTAACAtacataaaattcataaattatcttttatcaAAGATTTAGAAGGTAGttagtaaattaaaatatttattaatgtattaattattttttaagctttctccaatattatttttgaaactttaagtagataacaaaaaaattgtattttgaattcattattaatatgtattaaatactatgtataatatttgttatatatcaatacattttatatattacatatgtgAATGATTTAAAAaggaattgaatattaaattaatttttgtttgtatAAATACTAAAATTGCACAATATTTTCACAATATAATTCATAAGAATATTCAGCTCATATgatgtaaatatattaaattcttaTGGTAATTAATCAGcttgtgatatatttttaatgatttgTTTTAGGATGAATTTGCTGGTGATGGCGTTGATTTGTATGACGATGTGATAGCAGCTCCTGCTGGTGGTAATGGTGGTGTTTCTACAGGAAATAGTGGAGATGGTGCTGGTGATACTACTTCACCAAATGAAGAAACCAATGGTAGCGCACCTTACCATCAACTTGGAAATAATATTCAGCCAAACCAAATTGGGAGACGCCATCAACTATATGTTGGAAATTTGACTTGGGTAAATAAttgaattcatttttattaattagcctttattttaaaaacttagagaaaaatcaatatttttgtagtaatttaaacttattgaaatatttttattgcagtGGACAAGTGACCAAGATATAACTGATGCCGTACAAAGTATTGGTGTATCAGATTTTGTTGAAGTAAAATTCTTTGAAAATCGAGCCAATGGACAATCTAAGGGATTCTGTGTGATATCTTTGGGATCAGAACAAAGTATGAGGATATGTATGGAAAGATTACCTAAAAAGGAATTGCATGGACAGAATCCAGTAGTAACATTTCCAACTAAACAAGCTTTGAATCAAGTAAGTATAGATATATTGACATTGTGAACAAGCAACTATTTATGGGAAAGAAATAATTAGTACtgtgagaaatttatttttgttatatgactctttttcatgaatttttacTCTGATAGGtgtaagtaaaatataatattgaatctgcagttttcttcttttcttttaaaaaaatttgcGAAAATGTTAGATTATTGTTCACTTTcatataatttacattaatataGTTTTCATTCAAATTAAGTAtagttaaatcttttaaaaagttaacttttttaatgtaaataattttgtacttttacacatatacaatttttattatatatgatatattattaagaaattaatgttGTCCTTTAAGTAACTTCTTTCAATCAAAACacataatttacaattaattggtcatatttataacatttagaaatcttttttatttctttattcaatCTTTTCAAGAAAGCAATTTGAATTTCTGGACGGCTTAATCGTTATTTCTCTtcctaataaataaatgaaaacttGACATTTTGTACATTTGAAATTGTGTATATGTTCTCAGTTTGAGTCTCAGTGTAAGACACGACCAGCTCCGGCTCCTCAACAGAGTCAGAGTCAGCGTCCCCATAATCCACATCAGCATCAGTCACCAATGCCACCCCATCAACAGCATCCACAACATCCCCAACACCCTCAACATTCGCAACAAAATCATGGTCCTAGGATGATGATGGGTCCTCCACAGGGTGTACGACCACAGAGAATGCCACCTCCAGGGATGGGTCCACCAGGTCCAGGTGGACCTGGCCAGCAAGGTCCACCGCGTATGCACGGTCCGCCAATGGGCCCGGGACCGGGACCGCACCATCCTTTACCTGGGCATCCTAACCAAGGTCCACCACCTCCTGGTTATCAGCAGGGCCCATGGAATGGGCCAAGACCTAATGGTCCACCTGGACCACCAAGAGGTCCAAGTGGACCTGGTGGTCCACCTCAACAAGGACCACCAGGACCAGGTCCTGGTCAACATCGACCTCCAGGAATGGTATGTAATagagtttttatttaattattcaatgtAATTGTGTGCATGTAATTTGTCCTTTTGTTAATAACCATACTTTTTCtgaatcaattttttatatttataaaacttaATTTGTATTGCAAACTTGTGTTTATAGTAGTTGTGGGACTTTGCttttaacataaaaataaaaggtaactaagaaaaacaagaaaagagATAAGAATGTAATATGTAATTGCCTAATATAATTGTGTATTATATAGGGTGTTTGGCTAcgggtgtaaaaatatttaaggggTATTTCTTAAAGTTAAAGTAAGACgaaattaagaattaaaaaattgcattttcggCTTTGTCTTttagttattgacaattaaaaattagtcgAAATATATCTGCACgggcaaaaatatttttagacaAACGAAAGTAGGTCAACCTAAGCAGTGAGGTCCACAGGCATCCTCAAATCGAACAATACATGAGCAGTAGTTTACCTTGCATGAATCATTATGACATTTGAAGACGTAAACCGTTCTACACAacattttgtaagaaaaatcgtagATTAAACATTATACTTGTCTACttataaaaatctataacaGCATATCAAAAATCGCCTGATGGAATTTTCGAGTAGACAGCGTTAATATTTC harbors:
- the LOC100650925 gene encoding nucleosome assembly protein 1-like 1 isoform X2, which gives rise to MTTDPERAGENSEMESVEDEDENKAPELFSKILNRADVLAALQDRTAPGIEQMQNLPAPVKRRIKALKQLQLVTTNIEAKFYEEVHALECAYYKMCAPLYEKRSDIISGVYEPTDEQCVWESDDEEEGLTNDLKTKANLDDDKEPKKEESENEDIKGIPDFWLTIFKNVETLADMVQEHDEPILKHLYDIKVIFLESNPMGFVLEFHFEPNEYFSNSVLTKEYHMKCTPEKNDPFSFEGPEIYKCKGCVIDWKKGKNVTVKTIKKNQKHKSRGSIRTVTKTVQNDSFFNFFSPPVVPDDSEAEIDDDTQALLSSDFEIGHYIRERIIPRAVLYYTGEGLEDEDEDYEEEEGDEDDPEEEDEDDEESSPNNAPSDQA
- the LOC100650925 gene encoding nucleosome assembly protein 1-like 1 isoform X1, which translates into the protein MTTDPERAGENSEMESVEDEDENKAPELFSKILNRADVLAALQDRTAPGIEQMQNLPAPVKRRIKALKQLQLVTTNIEAKFYEEVHALECAYYKMCAPLYEKRSDIISGVYEPTDEQCVWESDDEEEGLTNDLKTKANLDDDKEPKKEESENEDIKGIPDFWLTIFKNVETLADMVQEHDEPILKHLYDIKVIFLESNPMGFVLEFHFEPNEYFSNSVLTKEYHMKCTPEKNDPFSFEGPEIYKCKGCVIDWKKGKNVTVKTIKKNQKHKSRGSIRTVTKTVQNDSFFNFFSPPVVPDDSEAEIDDDTQALLSSDFEIGHYIRERIIPRAVLYYTGEGLEDEDEDYEEEEGDEDDPEEEDEDDEESSPNNAPSGGKQQGTDPNDCKQQ
- the LOC100650925 gene encoding nucleosome assembly protein 1-like 1 isoform X3, translated to MQNLPAPVKRRIKALKQLQLVTTNIEAKFYEEVHALECAYYKMCAPLYEKRSDIISGVYEPTDEQCVWESDDEEEGLTNDLKTKANLDDDKEPKKEESENEDIKGIPDFWLTIFKNVETLADMVQEHDEPILKHLYDIKVIFLESNPMGFVLEFHFEPNEYFSNSVLTKEYHMKCTPEKNDPFSFEGPEIYKCKGCVIDWKKGKNVTVKTIKKNQKHKSRGSIRTVTKTVQNDSFFNFFSPPVVPDDSEAEIDDDTQALLSSDFEIGHYIRERIIPRAVLYYTGEGLEDEDEDYEEEEGDEDDPEEEDEDDEESSPNNAPSGGKQQGTDPNDCKQQ